The proteins below come from a single Terriglobales bacterium genomic window:
- a CDS encoding GDSL-type esterase/lipase family protein produces the protein MSRGWRAVAIAMTALALLLGAALFVLWRRHERLRALSRDWAGVTVYAEVNRRDAAGQGGFVLIGDSIAERWQLDQSFPRQRALNRGLSSQNTSQVLARFRSDALELHPRAIVVLAGSNDLAAGTALPEAVTRGNFQSLAELARAQSVKLVVVSVLPTFPDAKGLPWRSNDRIAELNRWLRDFAAKQGIEYADCYSAMVAPGGQLRREFSDDGLHPNAAGFRAMTPIVQAALDRALR, from the coding sequence GTGAGCCGCGGCTGGCGGGCCGTGGCGATCGCGATGACCGCCCTGGCGCTGCTGCTGGGCGCGGCGCTGTTTGTCCTGTGGCGCCGGCACGAGCGTTTGCGCGCGCTCAGCCGCGACTGGGCCGGCGTAACTGTCTATGCCGAAGTCAATCGACGCGATGCGGCAGGGCAGGGCGGATTCGTGCTGATCGGCGACTCCATCGCCGAGCGCTGGCAATTGGATCAGAGCTTCCCGCGACAGCGCGCGTTGAACCGCGGTCTTTCCAGCCAGAACACCTCGCAGGTGCTGGCGCGCTTCCGCAGTGACGCCCTCGAGCTGCATCCGCGCGCCATCGTCGTACTGGCCGGCAGCAACGACCTGGCGGCCGGAACGGCGTTGCCCGAAGCCGTCACGCGCGGCAACTTCCAGTCCCTGGCCGAGCTGGCGCGCGCACAGAGCGTAAAGCTGGTGGTCGTCTCTGTGCTGCCCACTTTTCCCGACGCCAAAGGCCTCCCCTGGCGCTCGAACGACCGCATTGCCGAGCTGAACCGCTGGCTCCGTGACTTCGCCGCGAAGCAGGGAATTGAATACGCCGACTGCTACAGCGCGATGGTCGCGCCCGGCGGCCAGTTGCGCCGCGAGTTCTCCGACGACGGGCTGCATCCCAACGCCGCCGGTTTCCGCGCCATGACGCCCATCGTTCAGGCGGCGCTCGACCGCGCCCTGCGCTGA